In Psychrobacter ciconiae, the genomic window TCATTGACGGCGCTACTTGAGGAAAAAGCAGGGCAGCCAATCCGCGTTGAGCGCAGCTTTGAGGGCTATTTAACCTTAAGCCTTGCGCAAAAAAAGCAGCTTGGGATAAAAGGCGCGGAGTTAAACCGACCGCTGTTGGCTTGGGTTCGCAATGCTGATTTGTTTGGTAATGACAATGACCCTTGGGTTGCCGCGCAAAGTATTTTTCCGCTGCCAAGTCTAAAAGGTAATGCCAAACGCTTACAGCAGCTCAAAGGCACGCCGATTGGCTATGTATTATTTAAACGCCGCCAAACCTTGCCAAGTTGGCGCTTTATCCTGCAAACCGAGCTTGGTTGGCAGCGGCAAACGCGCTATGACTGGTTTGGGCGCACCTTTTTAATCAGCGAGACGTTTTTGCCAGCGCTTTGCGAGCGGCTTTAGTTGGCTAGCTTTGATTTATTAGCTTTAAGTTAATAGCTTTAATTTAAGAATGAGCAGGCAGTTAATCTCAAAGAATAACTTTAAATTATGAATAGCTTTTTGCATTAAAAAATTTGTTTTTCTGCTTAAAATAAGCCCATTAATCTATTGAAATGATTTGAATTTTATTAAATTAAGCATAAATTGCAACAATCTCACCTTAAGCTGAGCGTTTTTTAGGTTGGCAAAAGGATGATTCATGCTACACTTGATATCAGCAAAAATAATGCATTGGAACAATAGCGGTGATGTCGCGCAGCAAGGTAGGTGAGAGCCTTATCCGGTCGCGCTTTTTTATAATTCAAATGAACTTCAAGCCACTAGGACTAATTATGTTTAAAGATATAACAATTAAAGAATTTGACCCTGAACTTGCCAAAGCGATGGCAGCCGAAAGCATTCGCCAAGAAGACCATATCGAGCTGATTGCGTCAGAAAACTACTGCTCGCAAGCGGTGATGGAAGCTCAAGGCTCAGATTTGACCAACAAATATGCTGAAGGCTACCCTGGCAAGCGCTATTACGGCGGCTGTGAGCATGTCGATGTGGTTGAGCAACTGGCGATTGACCGCGCCAAAGAGTTGTTTGGCGCCGAGTACGTCAACGTTCAGCCGCATTCAGGAAGTCAGGCGAACTCAGCGGTATTTTTAGCGCTTTTAGATGCCAACGATACCATCCTTGGCATGAGCCTTGACGCCGGCGGTCACTTAACTCACGGCGCTCACGTCAACTTTTCTGGCATCAACTATAACGCCGTTCAGTACGGTTTGGTTGAAGAAACGGGCTTGATTGATTACGACCAAGTGGAAGCGCTTGCTCGCGAGCACAAGCCAAAGATGATTATCGCCGGTTTTTCTGCCTACTCGCAAGTGGTCGATTGGGAGCGTTTTCGCAATATTGCCGATGAAGTTGGCGCTTACTTTTTAGTTGATATGGCGCACGTGGCAGGACTTGCAGCAACGGACGTTTATCCAAGCCCAGTACCATTTGCGGATGTGGTCACCAGTACTACTCACAAAACGCTTCGCGGACCACGCTCAGGCATCATCATGTCACGCGATGACAAACTTGCCAAAAAAATCAACTCCGCTGTATTCCCTGGCAACCAAGGCGGTCCCTTGATGCACGTCATCGCCGCTAAAGCCATTTGCTTTAAAGAAGCTTTAGAGCCTGAATTTAAAACCTATCAAGAGCAAGTGGTTAAAAATGCGCAAGCGATGGCGACCGTCATTCAAGAGCGCGGCTATGAGATCATCTCAGGCGGCACCGAAAACCATTTGATGCTGATTAGCCTTGTGAAACAAGAAATGACCGGCAAAGAAGCGGACAAATGGCTTGGTGATGCGTTCATTACCGTCAACAAAAACGCCGTTCCTAACGACCCAAAATCACCGTTTGTCACCTCAGGAATTCGCATTGGCACGTCAGCGGTCACCACTCGCGGCTTTGATGAAGCCGACGTAAAAGAGCTTGCCGGCTGGATCTGTGATGTGCTTGACAGCCGCGGTGATGAACAAGTCATTTCTGACACTCGCGAAAAAGTCAAAGCCATTTGCGCGAAAAAACCCGTTTATGCGAAAAACCAAAAGCAAGCTTAAGTTTTAGATAAAGTCAGTTTTAAAACATAAAAGCAAAAAACCGCTCAAATGATTGAGCGGTTTTTTTATTGTTTATTATTTATCAATTAGTGCCGTAAAACCATGCCGTTCAGGGCGTGGATATCAGGCATTGCTATGATTTGGTATGTTTATTAACTTGTTGCGC contains:
- a CDS encoding chorismate--pyruvate lyase family protein, encoding MTDFTCSPTLLLPNAPSKLEPFLTTNGSLTALLEEKAGQPIRVERSFEGYLTLSLAQKKQLGIKGAELNRPLLAWVRNADLFGNDNDPWVAAQSIFPLPSLKGNAKRLQQLKGTPIGYVLFKRRQTLPSWRFILQTELGWQRQTRYDWFGRTFLISETFLPALCERL
- the glyA gene encoding serine hydroxymethyltransferase; its protein translation is MFKDITIKEFDPELAKAMAAESIRQEDHIELIASENYCSQAVMEAQGSDLTNKYAEGYPGKRYYGGCEHVDVVEQLAIDRAKELFGAEYVNVQPHSGSQANSAVFLALLDANDTILGMSLDAGGHLTHGAHVNFSGINYNAVQYGLVEETGLIDYDQVEALAREHKPKMIIAGFSAYSQVVDWERFRNIADEVGAYFLVDMAHVAGLAATDVYPSPVPFADVVTSTTHKTLRGPRSGIIMSRDDKLAKKINSAVFPGNQGGPLMHVIAAKAICFKEALEPEFKTYQEQVVKNAQAMATVIQERGYEIISGGTENHLMLISLVKQEMTGKEADKWLGDAFITVNKNAVPNDPKSPFVTSGIRIGTSAVTTRGFDEADVKELAGWICDVLDSRGDEQVISDTREKVKAICAKKPVYAKNQKQA